From the Schistocerca piceifrons isolate TAMUIC-IGC-003096 chromosome 2, iqSchPice1.1, whole genome shotgun sequence genome, the window GTGCTCGAGGTAAGACACAGCCAGCGACTATCCTATTCAAAAGCTTACATCAGAATGCAGATATCGTAACACGCTTATTCGTACCCCATGAAGCAATTAAAGAAAGTCAGACCAGCTAAAAaccattacttttttttaaattcacagaTGAAGACGCTCTTCATCCTATTCGCTGTCCTAGGGATAACAGCAGGTAACACACCTCGACAAATGTTAATTTTATGCTTCAGTGTATGATACAATGCAATTATTCGTTGATGAGATATACAAATCACACTGGATTGCTGATTAATTTCAGCAAAGGCTGTTCCCGTTCACCGTGTGAATGCACACACTCGCGACCTGCAGGATGACCTCAACGACTTCCTCGCCCTCATTCCCATCGACGAAATTGTGAACATTGTGCTTAACCACTTGGCCAACGACCCTGAGGTGCAGGCTGCCGCTCAATACGTGCTCTCTGATGACTTCAAGAGCATTGTCCTGGCCATTGACGCTCTCCCAGAATACATTGATGTAAGGATCTCAGATCTATGCCAGTTGTAGACATTGCAATATACCTTTATTATCAACACGTTAAACTGTTATCTTCTTCACCTCCAGTTCCTCAACTACCTGCAAGAGTCCGGCCTCGATGTCTACAAATACGTGAACATTCTACACGACTTCCTGGGACTGCCCCAGCTTACTCCTCCATCCAAGCTGAGACACACCAGGAGCATCCGTTCCATGGTCGACGAGATTCTCGCCATCTTGCCACTGGACGAACTCCGGGCTCTGTTCGACGAGAAGCTGGAAACCAGCCCCGACTTCAAAGAATTGTATGACAGGATTAGGTCTCCCGAATTCCAGGTGAGTCATCATGTGTTGATCAATAGTTAGCTGACCATCCTGGAGGATACTTAGTACTTAAAGTTTATTTGTCCTGTTCATCTGTTCTAGTCGATCGTGGAAACTCTGAACTCTCTGCCAGAGTACCAGGAGCTGCTCCAGAAACTGAGGGACGCCGGGATCGACGTCGACGCATTCATTGATCTGATTCGCGGTCTCTTTGGCCTACCAACAAGTAAGTAACACACTATCTACCATAAGTAATGAAAGCTTTATTATACAACATGCTTTTATTCGAGGACCATCATATTTCAGAAACGAATcatgatcatcgtcatcatcatcagttttctgcgcTGTTGGGTTGTCCTTTGCGTGTCCCTTTCCTGCGATCATTGCTTCTTACTTAATGTTGCAAAATGTGCTACCGTCCACCACATCATCCATTATCTGATAtctcttcctctcttgccccctcttGCCTTTCAAATAACTTTCTAAGACTATTTCTATTAGCCCCTTCTTCTTTCTTaatacatgtccaatccagtttcatttccttctttttattacatccaacTACCGTGTTTGCCCGCACACTCtagtcagtacctcttcatttgtcaCTCTATccattcaaatttttcttttcgcCCTCCGCCATGTGCATATTTCGAAAGCCTCCAACCTTGCTCTATCTTTCTTCCTCATTGTGCACGTTTCAGCACCATACGTACCTCTTCATTTTTCGCTCTATCCTTTCAACTTACTCTTTCTGCCTTCCGACATGTGCACATTTCGAAAGTCTCCAATCttgctctgtctttcttcctcattgTACACGTTTGAGCGCCATACAGGAGGACACttcatacaaaatattttattagcttagCCTTTATCTCAAATCTTTGTTCATATTGCTGAGGAATTTTGTTATAAAATGCCTATTTCGCCATTCCGATTTTAAATTCGTGCTGCTTTCCCAGTCGGTGCGTGTCCTGCTTCCAATGTATTTAAGGCTATGCACATATTCCAATACCTCCCCATTCAAACATTACCTGTACCCTTTTATTTCTTCctaatgccattacttttgtttcatGTGTATTCATTTTCATTGCATTAATCATTCCTTTAACTTCGGTGGTGTTCACTATATCCTAAATGCTTTTTGACTGTTCCTAGGAGGACCATGTTGTCTGCAGACTTCAAACATTATATTTGTCTACCTGCTATTTTACCAccacttctcccctccccccccccccttcctcagtGGTCAGTCATATTTTCCAAATATAGACTGAAAAGGATTGGAGACAGTCAAAGggcttgtcttactccttttcctggtACTACCAAGTTGGTACATTCTCCTCTCACTTGCACTGAAGCTTTTTGATTTAGGTATAGTGAGTCTATAAGTCGGCTTGGTTTTCCAGTTTACTCCATTCTCCATCATTATAgttacaagagatgaatacacaactAAAATTATGTCTCATTTAGTCTTGATTATTCTCATCTAGGCACCACCAACAAGATCAGTTACCGCGTGACTGCCAAGAAGGCCAACCGCAACCTCCAGGATGACCTCAACGACTTCCTCGCCCTCATTCCCATTGACGAAATTGTGAACATTGTGCTTAACCACTTGGCCAACGACCCTGAGGTGCAGGCTGCCGCTCAATACGTGCTCTCTGATGACTTCAAGAGCATTGTCCTGGCCATTGACGCTCTCCCAGAATACATTGATGTAAGGATCTCAGACCTATGCCAGTTGTAGACATTGCAATATACCTTTATTATCAACATGTTAAACTGTTATCTTCTTCACCTCCAGTTCCTCAACTACCTGCAAGAGTCCGGCCTCGATGTCTACAAATACGTGAACATTCTACACGACTTCCTGGGACTGCCCCAGCTTACTCCTCCATCCAAGCTGAGACACACCAGGAGCATCCGTTCCATGGTCGACGAGATTCTCGCCATCCTGCCACTGGACGAACTCCGGGCTCTGTTCGACGAGAAGCTGGAAACCAGCCCCGACTTCAAAGAACTGTATGACAGGATTAGGTCTCCCGAATTCCAGGTGAGTCATCATGTGTTGATCAATAGTTAGCTGACCATCCTGGAGGATACTTACTACCTAAAGTTTATTTGTCCTGTTCATCTGTTGTAGTCGATCGTGGAAACTCTGAACTCTCTGCCAGAGTACCAGGAGCTGCTCCAGAAACTGAGGGACGCCGGGATCGACGTCGACGCATTCATTGATCTGATTCGCGGTCTCTTCGGCCTACCAACAAGTAAGTAATTCACTATATGTACCACACGAAATGAAAGCATGAGTGTTACACAGGCATACTTTCGAAGATTGTCACATTTCAGAGACGACTGCACGATTTCGCTTCTAGAGTACTTAGAGTCTCTCTTTACCCTCTCTTAGGCTCCAGCAAAAAGATTCGTTTCCATGTACCTGCCAAGAAGGCCAACCGCAACCTCCAGGATGACCTCAACGACTTCCTCGCCCTCATTCCCATCGACGAAATTGTGAACATTGTGCTTAACCACTTGGCCAACGACCCTGAGGTGCAGGCTGCCGCTCAATACGTGCTCTCTGATGACTTCAAGAGCATTGTCCTGGCCATTGACGCTCTCCCAGAATACATTGATGTAAGGATCTCAGACCTATGCCAGTTGTAGACATTGCAATATACCTTTATTATCAACACGTTAAACTGTTATCTTCTTCACCTCCAGTTCCTCAACTACCTGCAAGAGTCCGGCCTCGATGTCTACAAATACGTGAACATTCTACACGACTTCCTGGGACTGCCCCAGCTTACTCCTCCATCCAAGCTGAGACACACCAGGAGCATCCGTTCCATGGTCGACGAGATTCTCGCCATCTTGCCACTGGACGAACTCCGGGCTCTGTTCGACGAGAAGCTGGAAACCAGCCCCGACTTCAAAGAACTGTATGACAGGATTAGGTCTCCCGAATTCCAGGTGAGTCATCATGTGTTGATCAATAGTTAGCTGACCATCCTGGAGGATACTTAGTACTTAAAGTTTATTTGTCCTGTTCATCTGTTCTAGTCGATCGTGGAAACTCTGAACTCTCTGCCAGAGTACCAGGAGCTGCTCCAGAAACTGAGGGACGCCGGGATCGACGTCGACGCATTCATTGATCTGATCCGCGGTCTCTTCGGCCTACCAACAAGTAAGTAATTCACTATATGTACCACACGAAATGAAAGCATGAGTGTTACACAGGCATACTTTCGAAGATTGTCACATTTCAGTGATGACTGCACGATTTCGCTTCTAGAGTACTTAGAGTCTCTCTTTACCCTCTCTTAGGCTCCAGCAAAAAGATTCGTTTCCATGTACCTGCCAAGAAGGCCAACCGCAACCTCCAGGATGACCTCAACGACTTCCTCGCCCTCATTCCCATCGACGAAATTGTGAACATTGTGCTTAACCACTTGGCCAACGACCCTGAGGTGCAGGCTGCCGCTCAATACGTGCTCTCTGATGACTTCAAGAGCATTGTCCTGGCCATTGACACTCTCCCAGAATACATTGATGTAAGGATCTCAGACCTATGCCAGTTGTAGACATTGCAATATACCTTTATTATCAACACGTTAAACTGTTATCTTCTTCACCTCCAGTTCCTCAACTACCTGCAAGAGTCCGGCCTCGATGTCTACAAATACGTGAACATTCTACACGACTTCCTGGGACTGCCCCAGCTTACTCCTCCATCCAAGCTGAGACACACCAGGAGCATCCGTTCCATGGTCGACGAGATTCTCGCCATCCTGCCACTGGACGAACTCCGGGCTCTGTTCGACGAGAAGCTGGAAACCAGCCCCGACTTCAAAGAACTGTATGACAGGATTAGGTCTCCCGAATTCCAGGTGAGTCATCATGTGTTGATCAATAGTTAGCTGACCATCCTGGAGGATACTTACTACCTAAAGTTTATTTGTCCTGTTCATCTGTTGTAGTCGATCGTGGAAACTCTGAACTCTCTGCCAGAGTACCAGGAGCTGCTCCAGAAACTGAGGGACGCCGGGATCGACGTCGACGCATTCATTGATCTGATTCGCGGTCTCTTCGGCCTACCAACAAGTAAGTAATTCACTATATGTACCACACGAAATGAAAGCATGAGTGTTACACAGGCATACTTTCGAAGATTGTCACATTTCAGAGACGACTGCACGATTTCGCTTCTAGAGTACTTAGAGTCTCTCTTTACCCTCTCTTAGGCTCCAGCAAAAAGATTCGTTTCCATGTACCTGCCAAGAAGGCCAACCGCAACCTCCAGGATGACCTCAACGACTTCCTCGCCCTCATTCCCATCGACGAAATTGTAAACATTGTGCTTAACCACTTGGCCAACGACCCTGAGGTGCAGGCTGCCGCTCAATACGTGCTCTCTGATGACTTCAAGAGCATTGTCCTGGCCATTGACGCTCTCCCAGAATACATTGATGTAAGGATCTCAGACCTATGCCAGTTGTAGACATTGCAATATACCTTTATTATCAACACGTTAAACTGTTATCTTCTTCACCTCCAGTTCCTCAACTACCTGCAAGAGTCCGGCCTCGATGTCTACAAATACGTGAACATTCTACACGACTTCCTGGGACTGCCCCAGCTTACTCCTCCATCCAAGCTGAGACACACCAGGAGCATCCGTTCCATGGTCGACGAGATTCTCGCCATCTTGCCACTGGACGAACTCCGGGCTCTGTTCGACGAGAAGCTGGAAACCAGCCCCGACTTCAAGGAGCTGTACGACAGGATCAGGTCTGCCGAATTCCAGGTGAGTCATCATGTGTTGATTAATAGTTAGCTGACCATCCTGGAGGATACTTAGTACCTAAAGTTTATGTTGACTGTTCATCTGTTGTAGTCGATCGTGGAAACTCTGAACTCGCTGCCAGAGTACCAGGAGCTGCTCCAGAAACTGAGGGACGCCGGCATCGACGTCGACGCATTCATTGACTTGATCCGTGGACTTTTCGGCCTGCCAACCAGGTCGAAGCATTAATCTCCATTCTACCAGCACCTCCGCCCACAAAACACTCCTGTTAATGGACCAATGCTGTGTAATACTGAAGATCTGTCTTCTATTTGAGAGCACGTAAATAAAAAATGTCCAGCAAGTTACTTCGTACTAAATTAAAATTTACTGTCAAACCAATCACTCACCATAACCAGTGCTTCAGTTTTATCTTCACATCCACtactttttttttatgaaaacgcGAGGTCTGTATCATTTTCATGAATTCAATTGAAATTTATTTGGAATGGCCCCGACTCATAATAAGTTGTGCAGGCTAGCTCATAATTCGAAGCCTTGTGGCTGTAAAGAAATGCAGTTCTGTCGAGTAGCTGACTCCCAGTAAACAGGCAACTGAGTGAGTAACATATCTCTGAAAACCTTGCGCCTCATAGTAGCTACACGAGCAATTCCACGACAGGACCACTGCGTCATTTGCTTCTCGTGAAAGTTCAGCAATTGGATCGAGTCACCTACTGCTGTGAGCATGCTACTGGAAGGATGATGAAGTTAAGAAAAGTTTGTTGCTCTAaaaattactattaatatttcGTCGTGATAACGGGCTGTCAGTGCTGCTGTAGAAGAGAAGGCCAGATGCACATTTACATGACAGTAATTTGAATATCTGGTATCCATTAAAGCACACACAGTTCGCTTTTATTTTTATGCGCTCTTTATGGATTACTTCCATGCAAtacacgttttctaaatgttttggctCTCAATGGAATGCACGCCCAGACATCTCGTTTATCTTATGGAGTAATAGCTTTCCGTCCTCCTGTGTAGTTCAAAACTTGAGGAATATGGCAGAACGGCAGATCAGGTTGTCGGTACTGTAATATCACATCACTCTAGATATATGGAGACAGATTCTGAGATGGCGGCCTTAGTACGAGGAGCATTCAACAAGcaacgcaacattttttttttctgaaagcaggttggttttgttcaggattctaatacacctTGTTATTCCCCACTTTTTCggctacaaaacactgttttttaaaATAATCTCAGTTCAACACGGTGggattacgccatcttactgggagggcccgtatACCCGCACACGACTCGACTGATGGACATTGGAGCGAATGTCCTGCTGCATCtgtaacctccccatcgtccacaTATTAATCCTGTAGTGCGCACGTATGTCCTGCGTTGCTCTTTGTAGTCTTGTGTTACGTTGCGAGGAACTCAATGAGCACATACtttcgagtaccccaactggtggacgaatgtgtcagcacaaGAAAGAGACATTCAGTTGACCAACGAGGTGGTCAATTGTGATCCGTTGTTCACCCTCGAGTGGGAGTGTCTTCACATTTCAATTCTGCAGGCACGCGTTAGATCGGATAGGTTTGCATAACCTTGTTGCGATGAccacagacgtctcgcccaacgactcatcgtgctattgttcactgccaggtccttgtagacattcttcaagcgcctaGGACCATATGCCAGTCTCTGGTTTTATGCCAAAAAAAATTCAatgactgctctctgcttggaacgcacttccattacagaagccattttgaaggctacgataGCACCGCCAGCAATTGGAACTTGATGATACTGTAAGGACTGAAATGGGAatcttccacgatgtcccacaacaaattccacattttttccaaCCCAtatcggccgagaaaaaaatgtgctgcgttacttattgaacgccgctctTATTTTTGTGGTACATATTTCCGCCTCCAGATATCGTGGCAAACACAAGACTTGTACAGCTCCATGCAGATAAAGTATTTATACGTGGCCAAGAGCAGCCCTGTTGGGCCCGTCGCGCTGCTGGTAACACATTGACTGTTTACTTAACAGAAGCGCCAAAGGAACCGGTATAGGGATGCGTAATCAGACAcaaagagatgtaaacaggcagaacacggcgctgcgggcagcaaacgcctatataagacaacaactgtctggagcagttgttagatcggttactgctgctacaatggcaaattatcaatATTTACGCGGGTTTGAACGTGctattatagtcggcgtacgagcgatgggacgcatctccgaggtagcgacgaagttgggatttttcccgtacgacggccgaaagagaatcgttcagcgtggcgTGGCAAACACAAGGCTTGTACAGCTCCATGCAGATAAAGTATTTATACGTGGTCAAGAGCAGCCCTGTTGGGCCTGTCACGCTCCCTCCCAATtatacaaattgctgcagatttcagtgctgggccatcaaaaatcgtcagcgtgcgaactattcaaagaAGCattaccgatatgggctttcggagccgaaggcccactcgtatacccttgatgactgcacaacacaaagccttacgcctcgcctgggcccattaacaccgacattggactattgatgactggaaacatgttgcccggtcggacgagtctcgtttcaaattatatcgagcgaatggacgtgtatgggtatggagacaacctcctgaatccatgggccctgcatgtcagcaagggcatgttcaagctggtggaagctctttaATCTTGTggagcgtgtacagttggagtgagtgatataggacccctaatgcgtctagatacgactctgaaatgtgacatgtacgtaagcatcctatctgatcatctgcatccattcatgttcattgtgcattctgacagacttggaaaattccagcaggacaaagcgacatgccacacgtccagaactactacagagtggcttcaggaacactcttctgagttttatcacttccgctggccaccaaactccccagaaatgaacattattgatcatatctgggatgtattgcaacgtgatgttcagcagagatctccacaccctcgtactcttatggatttattcgcagccctgcacgattcattgtgtcagttccccccagcagtacttcagacattagtcgagtccatgccacgtcgtgttgtggcacttctgcttgctcgcggggcccctacacgacattaggcagctgtatcagtttctttggcttttcagtgtgttTTATTTACCTCACAGATGCCGTGGGACTATACGAACCACACCTACTTGTTCGTGGAGCGAGGAAGTAAATATTAGATTATAGAAAAACATTGTCTTGGCCACATAATATTTATTAAAACTGATCAATTTATCGAAGTTTATAATAAAATTCTGTGTGACCAAGACTTTTATAATCTAATCCGATACAAAGCCACCAGTCTCCTCAAAGGGTACAAACCACCTCATATCGCGTGTCAGTACATAGTTCACGCAATGACGATGAGAAAGCTTGCAGACTAAATTGCgcgaataaataacacattacagagaaaagtttTCAACTATGCGAGGAATTTCGGTACAGAATAggagtgtgccacaaggaaacctttcaaATGAGACCTGAATACTTCGGATTTACGACGCAAACTTTTCAGTGGAAGCctactgaaaatgaaacctgctgaatagAGCACACCTACCCGTACAATGCTGAAGGAACTATTAGCCAAGTGTATATCGCTTTTCTGTCAAATGTTCAttgaatgaatgttgcagttgcTTCTTTTGAATTAGTCAGTGTGGTCAATAACGAATCTCATAATAAAATACATGCACCGGGACGGCCTACATGAAGTTCGCGAACTGAAGACGCACTTCAGTCTGGCCACCCTTTTTGAGCTAAGAATATTCTTGGTGATTGTACTGAGCTACCCCAAAAGTAAGCAGAGTAGACAAGTCTTTGCGTTTCGCTTTCAGAGACAGCAGAGATCATTGTTATATTTTCGACAGCAGCGTTCAGTTTCTGCACAAGATGATGAACGTGATACTTCCAAGAGAGTCCTCCTTTGACCCTCAGTCCTACGAATTTcaaaattcttccagtccatatatggcatacagcaaaccagtgcttaacagtattggttaaaaacagtcttggttgcataacgtgttatgcagatcttggtgtcacgCACGTCCATCTAGAtaggtttttactgagtttaacgaaggcgatgttggcctgatatattcgacgatgcccttttggctacactgactaaaggattctcctaagaaataccaaattaagataacctgaagatgcctaaataaagcgaaacgcgtcgttgaaaaataaaaaactaaaattgtaaccaagtctgtttttaaccaatactacgaATTTAAAATGGTCGATTAGATCGACTGTTTGACCATTCCAGGAGAGTAAAGTTTCGTTTttaaaagagttacatgttagaAACTGTATGCTCTGCTTTTTGTTGCAATTAAGGGTTAAACTGTTCTCTGAAAGTCACGTACTTACGTTACTGATTACGCTGCTAGCTACATTACTTACATTACATACCATCTTTTCCACAATAACGCTTGTGTTACCTGGAAAGAAAAATATTTGAGTCATCTATCATGTTTAGCGGCAGATCATTGATATATATCAAGAACACACCCCAAAGAGAACACTACGGCACGCCCCACTTTACGTAACTCCGATCAGTTTCAAACCTCTTTCCTGTTTGTCATGGGGGACAACATTATGCTTCCTACTTTTCAGACAAGAAGTGAACCGTTGTTGAGCCTTTACACTGATCCCATAATGCTTCAAGTTATGCAGAATTATTATGTGATCTATATAATCAGATGCTTTTGCCAAATCAAAGAAAGTAGCCCCTGGGTGAGTCGCTGGCGCCAGTGATTCTCTTATCTAGTAGGG encodes:
- the LOC124775565 gene encoding uncharacterized protein LOC124775565 → MKTLFILFAVLGITAAKAVPVHRVNAHTRDLQDDLNDFLALIPIDEIVNIVLNHLANDPEVQAAAQYVLSDDFKSIVLAIDALPEYIDFLNYLQESGLDVYKYVNILHDFLGLPQLTPPSKLRHTRSIRSMVDEILAILPLDELRALFDEKLETSPDFKELYDRIRSPEFQSIVETLNSLPEYQELLQKLRDAGIDVDAFIDLIRGLFGLPTSNYRVTAKKANRNLQDDLNDFLALIPIDEIVNIVLNHLANDPEVQAAAQYVLSDDFKSIVLAIDALPEYIDFLNYLQESGLDVYKYVNILHDFLGLPQLTPPSKLRHTRSIRSMVDEILAILPLDELRALFDEKLETSPDFKELYDRIRSPEFQSIVETLNSLPEYQELLQKLRDAGIDVDAFIDLIRGLFGLPTSSSKKIRFHVPAKKANRNLQDDLNDFLALIPIDEIVNIVLNHLANDPEVQAAAQYVLSDDFKSIVLAIDALPEYIDFLNYLQESGLDVYKYVNILHDFLGLPQLTPPSKLRHTRSIRSMVDEILAILPLDELRALFDEKLETSPDFKELYDRIRSPEFQSIVETLNSLPEYQELLQKLRDAGIDVDAFIDLIRGLFGLPTSSSKKIRFHVPAKKANRNLQDDLNDFLALIPIDEIVNIVLNHLANDPEVQAAAQYVLSDDFKSIVLAIDTLPEYIDFLNYLQESGLDVYKYVNILHDFLGLPQLTPPSKLRHTRSIRSMVDEILAILPLDELRALFDEKLETSPDFKELYDRIRSPEFQSIVETLNSLPEYQELLQKLRDAGIDVDAFIDLIRGLFGLPTSSSKKIRFHVPAKKANRNLQDDLNDFLALIPIDEIVNIVLNHLANDPEVQAAAQYVLSDDFKSIVLAIDALPEYIDFLNYLQESGLDVYKYVNILHDFLGLPQLTPPSKLRHTRSIRSMVDEILAILPLDELRALFDEKLETSPDFKELYDRIRSAEFQSIVETLNSLPEYQELLQKLRDAGIDVDAFIDLIRGLFGLPTRSKH